The Sulfurimonas sp. HSL-1716 sequence TCCGGAAGTTCTTTTTTATCATACATTTCACGCAAAAGACAAAGTATCTCCTGTGTTCGCTCAACGGCGAAAGAGGGAATAATGACATTCCCCCAGTCCTGTAGAGTAGTAATGATCACTTTTTTAAACTCGGTTATACTCTCTTCTACACTTTTATGATCCCTGTCACCGTATGTGGATTCCACGTACAAATAGTCTGCACGCGGACATTTTTGCAGGTTTTTCATAACCATGTTGTTATCGTTGCCGATATCTCCGGAAAAAACTATCGAATACTCGACCTCATGCTCCATATATCTTACTTCGATAAAGGATGAGCCAAGGATATGTCCCGCGTCTCTATAAATAACTTTCACACCTTCGCACAGTGGCGTCTCTACGTCATATTCCACATATCTCCATGGAAGTTCAAAAGCGGTTTTGACGTCATCTTCTATATAAAGCGGCTCTGTGACGGTATCCTCTTTTCCTCGACGCATGGCTTTTTTCAGCTGTGTCTGATAATCTTGGAACATGATCTTCGCGCTGTCAAGCAGAATGACTTCCGCAAGATCACGCGTCGGCATGGTTGCGACGATATTTCTTTCAAATCCCTCTTTTACAAGTTTGGGTATCCGTCCGACATGATCAAGATGGGCATGAGTGATGAGCAGATAATCGATACTGTTCGGCTCAAATCCGAACGACTCTCTGTTTTTATCCTCTTCACGCCCCTGATACATACCGCAGTCAATAAGAATATTGGGACCGCCTTCTATACTAAGCAGATGACATGAGCCGGTAACTACTTCCGCGGCTCCGTATGATGTAACTGTCGCCATATTAATCCTTTCGCTCTTTTTCTAACTCTACTATATTTTGAATCGTTTTTATGACACTATCTGGGTTCAGGCTCATAGAGTCTATTCCCAGACTTACCAAAAATTCGGCCATCTCCGGATAATCTGAAGGCGCCTGTCCGCAGATACCGCTGTGACGCCCGTTTCTTTTTGCTCCTTTTACCGCCATGGCTATCATCTTCTTGACGCCCTCGTCTCTCTCTTCATAATCAAATGCAACTATCTCCGAATCTCTGTCGACTCCCAACGTGAGCTGAGTCAGATCGTTGCTGCCTATGCTGAAGCCGTCGAATATCTTGCTAAACTCGTCTATGAGTATGACGTTATTTGGGATCTCGCACATCACATAGACTTCAAGGCCGTTTTCACCGCGCACCAAACCGTATTTGGACATGGTGTCTAACA is a genomic window containing:
- a CDS encoding MBL fold metallo-hydrolase — protein: MATVTSYGAAEVVTGSCHLLSIEGGPNILIDCGMYQGREEDKNRESFGFEPNSIDYLLITHAHLDHVGRIPKLVKEGFERNIVATMPTRDLAEVILLDSAKIMFQDYQTQLKKAMRRGKEDTVTEPLYIEDDVKTAFELPWRYVEYDVETPLCEGVKVIYRDAGHILGSSFIEVRYMEHEVEYSIVFSGDIGNDNNMVMKNLQKCPRADYLYVESTYGDRDHKSVEESITEFKKVIITTLQDWGNVIIPSFAVERTQEILCLLREMYDKKELPECKVFVDSPMATRATDVYRKYVERLSSKCQKNKEANGSVFDFELLQYTSDAESSRAINEIERRAIIIAGSGMCTGGRILHHFKHRLWNPKNSIIFVGYQGVGTLGRHIVDGARWVKIYGEDILIRANIHTINGFSAHIDQSGLLSWISKIDDLKVIYLIHGEEDKQVILRSVLENALEKKVHIVKPDEVIYL